In one window of Maribacter dokdonensis DSW-8 DNA:
- a CDS encoding TonB-dependent receptor codes for MKKIIFAVIGLLISASSFAQTDISGTVTDNLGDPIPGANILIVGSTSGTTSDFDGNFSFSTDLTGEQILRISYIGFTSVDKSLTLNGTTQTVNVVLQEGGQLLDEVVLTASSTFRSQKQAPLSISSVKMKEITKLSANSQADILRSVPGITAEGGGGETASNIFVRGLPSGGQYVFNPLQYDGMPLISSFGLNSSAHDVYARPDIGFKGVEFVRGGAAVLYGAGSVAGIINYTSKTGDTNPGNIINIEVANQGRIKTDFYSGGQLGGEDSNTYYAFTGFVRHDRGPIDVGLPTKGVQFRGNIKKKFDNGSFTLSGQFIDDKAQFYLPIPLSGGSRERINGNDGDPVEQLLSGDLANTSFNTPGGTYNSPISDGVATSGGYLMGDFNYRFEDDLKLTSKIKYANYKHNFALYVGGNGTNGNPITLDNYVESIAPGNLGYTAAYQSGSGAQINGNDLVIDNLHVDRLRPMTDYSGEINLTKSIETANGGDHNITVGSYLARTEAEDVNYQYRVLTEFNNNPQLVNLNYTDASGNNVVYSQGGLYNRIGQTANNYLSQNRLALYITDEMILDRWRFDVGFRWEHTDGINSRGGIMSETVYADPELTAELSDVQTADGTFLRTEVNANAWALSLAGLYELTETTNLYANFSKGYFFPQLRGFAPVAGISESPYDAENIIQFEAGAKFGNQKFSGSVAGYYVGLKDRISIRQAIVGGQLIDETRAEQNTRTIGIEATWDYSLAQYLNLRGNATYQNHEITKNTDFDLVNGTSTEANVGNELARQPNLLGGLGLYYDNTAFDANFGFNYTGSKFTDDTNNIELDAITIGRLGAGYTFSKEDNNNSVRLGVSVFNLFDSDGITEGNPRAGSAGQTESQFFVGRPILPRRLFVTATFNF; via the coding sequence ATGAAGAAAATTATTTTTGCGGTAATCGGACTTCTTATCAGTGCAAGCTCCTTTGCACAGACTGATATTTCTGGAACCGTAACGGACAATTTAGGAGACCCTATTCCCGGTGCAAATATTTTAATAGTAGGTAGCACTTCGGGTACAACATCAGATTTTGATGGTAATTTTTCTTTTTCAACAGACCTTACAGGTGAACAAATATTACGTATATCATATATCGGTTTTACTTCGGTAGATAAATCTTTGACCTTAAATGGTACTACACAAACGGTAAATGTCGTGCTTCAAGAAGGTGGTCAGTTATTAGATGAGGTAGTTTTAACCGCATCAAGTACATTTCGTTCTCAAAAACAGGCTCCTTTATCTATCAGTTCTGTAAAAATGAAAGAAATAACTAAGCTATCTGCCAACAGTCAGGCAGATATTCTTAGAAGTGTCCCAGGTATTACCGCTGAAGGTGGTGGTGGTGAAACGGCGAGTAATATATTCGTTAGAGGTTTGCCTTCCGGTGGTCAGTATGTTTTTAACCCGCTACAATATGACGGTATGCCTTTAATTAGTTCTTTCGGACTAAATTCTTCTGCGCATGATGTCTATGCAAGACCAGATATAGGTTTTAAAGGTGTTGAATTTGTTCGTGGTGGTGCAGCTGTATTATATGGTGCAGGTTCTGTTGCCGGTATTATTAACTACACAAGTAAAACGGGCGATACAAACCCTGGTAACATTATTAATATTGAAGTGGCCAACCAAGGTAGAATAAAAACGGACTTCTATTCCGGTGGTCAACTAGGTGGTGAAGATTCTAACACGTATTACGCTTTTACTGGTTTTGTTCGTCATGATAGAGGTCCTATTGATGTAGGTCTACCAACAAAAGGTGTTCAGTTTAGAGGTAATATTAAAAAGAAATTCGATAATGGTTCTTTTACCTTAAGCGGACAGTTTATTGACGACAAAGCTCAATTTTACCTTCCAATTCCATTAAGTGGTGGTAGTAGAGAACGTATAAACGGTAATGATGGTGACCCGGTTGAGCAATTGTTATCCGGTGATTTGGCAAATACCTCGTTCAACACACCAGGTGGAACCTATAATAGTCCTATTTCAGATGGTGTTGCTACTTCTGGTGGTTACCTTATGGGTGATTTCAATTACAGATTTGAAGACGACCTTAAATTGACCTCCAAAATTAAATATGCAAATTACAAGCACAACTTTGCCTTGTATGTAGGAGGAAATGGAACAAACGGAAACCCGATAACATTAGATAATTATGTAGAAAGTATCGCTCCTGGTAATTTAGGATATACTGCTGCTTACCAAAGTGGGTCAGGTGCTCAAATTAACGGTAACGACTTGGTAATAGATAATTTGCATGTGGATCGTTTACGTCCAATGACAGATTATTCTGGTGAGATCAACCTTACTAAATCTATTGAAACAGCAAATGGTGGTGACCATAACATAACCGTAGGTTCTTATTTAGCCCGTACAGAAGCAGAAGATGTAAATTATCAATATAGAGTGTTGACAGAGTTCAATAATAACCCTCAATTGGTAAACTTAAATTATACCGATGCCAGTGGAAATAATGTAGTGTATTCTCAAGGCGGTTTATATAACCGTATTGGTCAAACTGCCAATAACTATCTTTCTCAAAATAGATTAGCATTATATATTACCGATGAGATGATTTTAGATAGATGGCGTTTTGATGTTGGTTTTAGATGGGAACATACAGATGGTATCAATAGCCGTGGTGGTATTATGAGCGAAACGGTATATGCCGATCCGGAACTTACAGCTGAGTTAAGTGACGTGCAAACTGCAGATGGTACGTTCTTAAGAACAGAAGTAAATGCAAATGCTTGGGCGCTATCACTTGCAGGTCTTTATGAGTTAACCGAAACTACCAATCTATACGCAAACTTTTCTAAAGGATACTTTTTTCCTCAACTAAGAGGTTTTGCTCCGGTAGCAGGTATTTCTGAAAGTCCGTACGATGCTGAGAACATTATTCAGTTTGAAGCTGGTGCCAAATTCGGAAACCAAAAATTCTCTGGTTCGGTGGCAGGGTATTACGTAGGTCTTAAAGATCGTATTTCCATTAGGCAGGCAATTGTTGGGGGTCAATTAATAGATGAAACAAGAGCTGAGCAAAACACAAGAACTATAGGTATAGAGGCAACTTGGGATTATAGCCTTGCACAATATCTAAATCTACGTGGTAATGCAACTTACCAAAACCATGAGATTACAAAAAATACGGATTTTGATTTGGTAAACGGTACATCTACAGAAGCTAACGTTGGTAATGAATTGGCCAGACAGCCAAACTTGTTGGGCGGATTGGGACTGTATTATGACAATACTGCTTTTGATGCCAATTTCGGTTTCAACTACACAGGGTCAAAATTCACCGATGATACCAATAATATAGAATTAGATGCCATAACCATTGGTAGGTTAGGTGCCGGTTACACATTCTCAAAAGAGGATAACAATAATTCGGTTCGTTTGGGGGTATCGGTCTTTAATTTATTTGATAGTGACGGAATTACGGAGGGGAATCCAAGAGCAGGTTCAGCAGGTCAAACAGAATCACAATTCTTTGTAGGTAGACCAATTTTACCTAGAAGATTGTTTGTAACGGCTACTTTCAATTTCTAA
- a CDS encoding LacI family DNA-binding transcriptional regulator, with protein sequence MSKKRNTTLKELSKELSLSISTVSRALNDHPDISLATKERVKKLAKQMNYVPNLFARGFRSRETHILGVIVPNISHLFTSTIIKGIIEEAELRGYRVIISESNNDDAKQVEMLNTMTQFGVDGVLMSLARKTKDVEEVLKVLNRIPIVLFDKVSSKIPCTQVVINEEEAAFNAVEHLIELGKKRIAIIKETENSYNSEKRFAGYLRALNQYKIPVRDKLILSTEDISLGNGRRLANILISMKKRPDAIFAITDNAAIGAIKALHKFKIKIPDEIAVVGFSNSINSTIISPALTTVDQPGDKIGRTAVRFLIQEIESQPNEVHTKTVEIKTSLIVRDSSLKA encoded by the coding sequence ATGAGCAAAAAAAGAAATACCACATTAAAAGAACTTTCTAAAGAATTGAGTTTATCAATTTCAACAGTTTCAAGGGCACTGAACGACCACCCGGATATTAGTCTAGCAACCAAAGAGAGAGTCAAAAAACTAGCCAAACAAATGAATTATGTACCTAATTTATTTGCCAGAGGCTTCCGTTCAAGAGAAACACACATACTAGGTGTTATTGTACCCAACATCTCGCACCTATTTACTTCTACCATTATAAAAGGAATTATTGAGGAAGCTGAATTAAGGGGGTACAGAGTAATTATCTCAGAATCTAATAATGACGACGCCAAACAAGTAGAAATGTTAAACACCATGACCCAGTTTGGAGTTGACGGAGTGCTAATGTCATTGGCCAGAAAGACAAAAGATGTAGAAGAAGTATTAAAGGTTTTAAATAGAATACCTATTGTATTATTTGACAAGGTATCAAGTAAAATACCTTGCACCCAAGTTGTTATCAATGAAGAAGAAGCTGCTTTTAACGCTGTTGAACATTTAATAGAACTTGGCAAGAAACGAATAGCCATTATTAAAGAAACCGAAAACTCATACAACTCAGAAAAGAGATTTGCCGGCTATTTGCGTGCTTTAAACCAATATAAAATACCCGTACGGGACAAGTTGATTTTAAGCACAGAAGATATTTCATTAGGCAATGGAAGGCGGTTGGCCAATATTCTCATTAGTATGAAAAAACGTCCAGATGCCATTTTTGCCATTACCGATAATGCTGCAATTGGTGCTATAAAGGCATTACATAAATTTAAGATCAAAATACCTGATGAAATTGCAGTGGTAGGTTTTAGCAACTCTATCAACTCAACCATCATCAGTCCGGCTTTGACCACTGTTGACCAACCTGGCGACAAGATCGGTAGAACAGCAGTTCGGTTTCTAATTCAAGAAATAGAAAGTCAACCCAACGAAGTACATACCAAAACTGTTGAGATAAAGACCAGTTTGATCGTTAGGGATTCCTCACTAAAAGCTTAA
- a CDS encoding MGH1-like glycoside hydrolase domain-containing protein translates to MKKELYKKAIAILDANFQEGGFTIPSAGLYPFQWKWDSGFIAIGFAHYDVEKAKTEMRTLLDAQWENGFIPHIVFHTENDSYFPGADFHQSELHPLSSKKYRSTGMTQPPVSGFVLQEMYRIAEDKDDMLHFIKEEIDKVFNNHVYFYENRDPKDEGLVYIYHNWESGTDNSPVWDDIWKMMDPPEYTFVRKDTTHVDASQRPTKREYDHYLHLINIAKQHNYNDAKIAEFSPFLVQDPLFNAMLIKSNQALIELYELIGGHEDKIATLSQWQLKSIKSFNDKLFDAVLGAYVHYDLRNEKPIRHITSSSFSPLFAHIPSEERAQVLVKTMMEKFGGEDKYLCASFDPTDDRFNPRKYWRGPVWINMNWMLFRGLRSNGYTDLAERIKIDSLELIQQYDFYEYFDCRRDTGDKNQTGYGGNNFSWSAALYIDMVNTD, encoded by the coding sequence ATGAAGAAAGAATTATATAAGAAGGCTATTGCAATCTTGGATGCAAATTTTCAAGAAGGTGGATTTACAATACCTAGTGCAGGGCTGTATCCTTTTCAATGGAAGTGGGATTCAGGTTTTATAGCTATCGGTTTTGCTCATTATGACGTAGAAAAAGCCAAAACCGAAATGAGAACCTTGCTTGATGCACAGTGGGAAAACGGATTTATACCGCATATCGTTTTTCATACGGAGAACGATTCCTATTTCCCTGGGGCAGATTTTCACCAATCTGAATTGCATCCTTTATCATCAAAAAAATATAGGTCTACTGGTATGACACAACCACCGGTTTCCGGTTTTGTGTTACAAGAAATGTATCGTATTGCAGAAGATAAGGATGATATGTTGCACTTCATCAAAGAAGAGATCGATAAGGTTTTTAACAATCACGTGTATTTCTACGAAAATAGAGACCCAAAAGATGAAGGGTTGGTCTACATTTATCACAACTGGGAATCTGGTACGGACAACTCCCCTGTATGGGATGATATCTGGAAAATGATGGATCCGCCGGAATATACATTTGTTAGAAAAGATACTACGCATGTAGATGCTTCCCAGCGCCCTACCAAAAGGGAGTATGATCATTATCTGCACCTTATCAATATTGCCAAACAGCACAATTATAATGATGCTAAAATTGCCGAGTTTTCCCCCTTTTTGGTTCAAGATCCATTGTTCAATGCAATGCTTATAAAATCTAATCAGGCGTTAATTGAATTATATGAATTGATCGGGGGTCATGAAGATAAAATTGCAACTCTATCTCAATGGCAATTAAAAAGTATTAAAAGTTTCAATGATAAGTTGTTCGATGCGGTATTAGGGGCATATGTACATTATGATTTAAGAAACGAGAAACCTATTCGCCACATTACCTCATCGTCTTTTTCACCTTTGTTCGCACATATTCCATCTGAAGAAAGAGCTCAGGTTTTAGTGAAAACAATGATGGAGAAGTTCGGTGGAGAAGATAAATACCTATGTGCATCGTTTGATCCTACTGATGATCGTTTTAATCCTAGAAAATATTGGAGAGGTCCTGTGTGGATCAATATGAACTGGATGCTTTTTCGTGGGCTAAGAAGTAACGGTTACACAGATCTAGCAGAACGGATTAAAATAGACAGTTTAGAACTGATCCAGCAGTACGATTTTTACGAATATTTTGACTGTAGACGAGATACCGGAGATAAAAATCAGACGGGATACGGCGGGAATAATTTCTCTTGGAGCGCCGCTTTATATATTGATATGGTGAATACCGATTAA
- a CDS encoding glycerate kinase: MKFVIAPDKFKGSLTGFEFCDAVEEGLLMVFKDAEILKKPLADGGDGTMEVAKHYIKGETVTITVNDPLFRPINASYLYSDETKIAYIEMAEASGLKLLNVDEFDCMETTTSGTGELIYDALEKGATEIILGIGGSATNDGGMGMANALGFRFLDEKGLELSPIGKHLSKVKTIDDSNKHHRLDGVKVKVACDVTNPFYGLQGAAYIYGAQKGASENEIIFLNQGLCNFAEIIKNRYEIDLQKVSGSGAAGGVGGGALIFLNGELISGNNLVKELADFDNAIEGADWIITGEGQLDEQTLSGKTIDGVVKSAKSKNIPVAALCGSVSISVAQQQKFGLNYVASIVRGISTLNQAMEQSRDNLVNAAFNFASLLK; this comes from the coding sequence ATGAAATTTGTAATAGCACCAGATAAGTTTAAAGGCTCACTAACCGGTTTCGAATTTTGTGATGCCGTAGAGGAAGGACTCCTAATGGTGTTCAAGGATGCCGAAATTTTGAAAAAGCCTTTAGCAGATGGTGGTGATGGTACCATGGAAGTCGCTAAACATTATATAAAAGGAGAAACGGTAACCATTACTGTAAACGATCCTCTTTTTAGACCTATAAATGCTTCTTATTTATATTCTGATGAAACAAAGATTGCCTACATAGAGATGGCTGAAGCATCAGGATTGAAATTGTTGAATGTAGATGAGTTTGACTGCATGGAAACGACAACATCTGGAACAGGCGAATTAATTTATGATGCGCTTGAAAAAGGAGCAACAGAAATTATTTTAGGTATTGGCGGTAGTGCTACCAATGACGGTGGTATGGGCATGGCAAATGCGTTAGGTTTTCGCTTTTTGGATGAAAAAGGACTGGAGTTATCCCCGATAGGGAAACATCTTTCAAAGGTGAAAACTATAGACGATTCCAACAAGCATCATAGGTTAGATGGGGTAAAAGTAAAAGTCGCATGTGATGTCACCAATCCTTTTTATGGGCTACAAGGTGCCGCTTATATTTATGGGGCACAAAAAGGTGCTTCTGAAAATGAGATTATATTTCTAAATCAGGGTTTGTGCAACTTTGCAGAAATTATCAAGAATCGTTATGAAATCGATTTACAGAAAGTAAGTGGCTCCGGTGCAGCAGGTGGTGTTGGTGGTGGCGCCCTTATTTTTCTGAACGGAGAATTAATTTCTGGGAATAATTTGGTCAAGGAATTGGCAGATTTTGATAATGCTATTGAAGGAGCAGATTGGATCATTACCGGCGAAGGTCAGTTAGATGAGCAAACGCTTTCTGGCAAGACCATAGATGGGGTAGTAAAATCTGCCAAATCCAAGAATATACCCGTTGCCGCACTCTGTGGCTCGGTAAGTATTAGCGTTGCACAACAACAAAAATTCGGGTTAAATTATGTGGCATCGATTGTAAGAGGCATTTCTACTTTAAATCAAGCTATGGAGCAGAGTAGGGACAATCTTGTAAATGCCGCCTTTAATTTTGCAAGTCTATTAAAGTGA
- a CDS encoding sodium:solute symporter translates to MNYVDYIIIVVYLAGFLGLGFMFKENNSGGDYFLGGRKTSWLPLSLSAMATQLSAISFISAPAFVGLKDGGGMQWLTYEFGVPLAMAFLLIAVLPTLYKSGIVSVYEYLEKRFDSSSRLLISFVFQISRSVATGVMVYTMALILQATIGLDFWISILIIGLITMVYSFQGGMKAVIWGDVIQMSILFIGIIICLYFGFSELGGIDNFLTHVDTDRITAVDFNKWGFNNADGNDEFGFWPMVIGGFFLYASYYGTDQTQSQRLLSSSSMSNLKKLMMANGLLRFPFTLTYCIMGLVLGTLLLQDVSFQEQMETVYQANITSLQGKKADLMVPVFIIKYLPNGVIGILIVAIMSAAMSTLSSTVNSLSAVTMEDFVKRFNPNMPDKKYMTYSKLLSIFWGLVCLFFAFFAGNIEGTVIEVINKISSVFYGPILAAFILAILTKKTHALGANIGIVVGVLFNVYLWLYVPQIFWFWWNALGCIVTVLVAIGVSYTVKRRVNEGLKVEYYSGKKEVVILLAYFVAIVAFSVALPNILN, encoded by the coding sequence ATGAACTACGTTGACTATATCATTATTGTTGTTTATTTAGCAGGGTTTTTAGGTTTGGGCTTTATGTTCAAGGAAAACAACTCTGGTGGCGATTACTTTTTGGGTGGTCGTAAAACATCATGGCTGCCATTAAGCTTATCGGCAATGGCAACCCAATTGTCTGCCATAAGTTTTATCTCGGCTCCTGCTTTCGTCGGTTTAAAAGATGGTGGGGGTATGCAGTGGCTAACGTATGAGTTTGGTGTACCATTGGCAATGGCATTTTTGCTTATTGCAGTATTACCAACACTGTATAAATCAGGTATTGTTAGCGTATATGAATATTTAGAGAAAAGATTTGATTCTTCATCGCGTTTATTAATAAGTTTCGTTTTTCAAATAAGCAGGTCTGTAGCTACAGGGGTTATGGTATATACTATGGCCTTAATTTTACAGGCCACTATTGGATTGGATTTTTGGATTTCCATTTTAATTATCGGACTCATTACCATGGTCTACTCTTTTCAAGGTGGTATGAAGGCAGTTATATGGGGCGATGTCATTCAAATGAGTATCCTTTTTATTGGCATTATTATATGCTTGTACTTTGGTTTTAGTGAGCTTGGTGGAATAGATAATTTTCTTACCCATGTGGATACTGATAGAATTACAGCGGTAGATTTTAACAAATGGGGTTTTAACAATGCAGATGGTAATGATGAATTTGGATTTTGGCCCATGGTCATTGGTGGATTCTTTTTGTACGCTTCTTATTACGGTACTGATCAAACCCAATCGCAACGGTTGTTATCTTCAAGTAGCATGTCTAACCTTAAAAAACTGATGATGGCAAACGGATTATTGCGTTTTCCGTTTACATTGACCTATTGCATTATGGGGCTTGTGTTGGGTACGTTGCTGTTGCAAGATGTTAGTTTTCAAGAACAGATGGAAACCGTGTACCAAGCCAATATAACTTCATTACAAGGGAAAAAGGCAGATTTAATGGTGCCGGTCTTTATAATTAAGTATTTGCCAAATGGGGTAATCGGTATTTTGATCGTAGCTATCATGTCAGCAGCTATGTCTACCTTGAGTTCTACGGTAAACTCCTTATCTGCCGTAACTATGGAAGACTTCGTAAAAAGATTCAACCCTAATATGCCAGATAAAAAATACATGACCTATTCAAAGTTACTGTCTATTTTTTGGGGTCTGGTCTGTTTGTTTTTTGCATTTTTTGCAGGCAATATAGAAGGCACGGTCATAGAAGTCATCAATAAAATAAGTTCTGTTTTCTATGGTCCAATTTTGGCAGCTTTTATTTTGGCAATACTTACCAAGAAAACTCATGCTCTTGGTGCCAATATCGGTATAGTTGTTGGGGTATTGTTCAATGTTTACCTATGGCTATATGTGCCTCAGATCTTTTGGTTCTGGTGGAATGCACTGGGGTGTATAGTTACTGTATTGGTTGCGATTGGGGTAAGCTACACGGTTAAAAGAAGGGTAAATGAAGGGTTAAAGGTTGAATATTATTCCGGTAAAAAAGAAGTGGTAATATTGTTGGCATACTTTGTAGCAATAGTTGCTTTTAGTGTTGCATTACCAAATATTTTGAATTAA